The segment GTTGCCACCGGCTGCGCGCCGTTGAAAGCCCTGGAACTTACTGCGGAAAACAAGGTATTCCTCACCGGGTGGATCGCCAGGCTGGTCGGATCCGCATCCGGCGAACTATCGATCACCGAGTTGCGCGACATCGCCTTGGCGGTCGACGGGGTGGCGGACCTGCCGGTGGAGCGTCGCTCCATCGGCGCCCTGCGCACCTTCCTCAACAATACCGATCCCGAGGGCATTGCTGCACGTCTCCGACGGTGGGAGAGGGGCGGGCCACTTGGCTGGGTCTTCGACAATCAGGCCGACGATATCGGCATCGGCGCCAAGTTCATCGGTTACGACATGACCGATTTCCTCGACAACGAGGAAATCCGCACGCCGTTGATGGCCTACCTGTTCTATCGCATCGAGCAACTGATCGATGGCCGCCGCATCATCATCGTCATCGACGAGTTCTGGAAGGCGCTGCAGGACGAAGGTTTCCGCGATCTCGCCCAGAACAAGCTCAAGACGATCCGCAAGCAGAACGGCCTGATGCTCTTTGCGACCCAGAGCCCGCGCGACGCTATCGTCTCGCCGATCGCTCATACGATCATCGAACAGTGCCCGACGCAGATCTTCCTCCCGAACCCACGCGGCGACGGGGCCGACTATGTCGACGGATTCAAGCTGACCGAGCGCGAATTCGAGCTCGTCTCGCGCGAGCTGTCCGTCGAGAGCCGCCGGTTCATCGTCAAACAAGGGCACAACAGTGTTGTCGCCGAACTGAACCTCAACGGTTTCGACGACGAGCTCGCCATCCTCTCCGGCCGGGCGGCCAATGTGGAACTGGCCGACACGATCCGATCTGAGATCGGCGAGGGACCGGAGGACTGGCTTGCCGTGTTTCACCAGAAAAGGAGGACAGCATGATCCATACAGGCAGATTGAGGCCGTTGCTTGCATCGGCCGCCTTTGTGGCTTCAGCGGTGCTGACCTATGCCCAGGGTATCCCGGTCATCGATCAGACCTCGATCGCCAAGCAGATTGAGAGCATCACGCAGCTCAAGTCCCAGCTCGACACCTTGAACCAGCAGCTGCAGCAGGCCCAACAGCTCTACGGATCGCTGAACAAGATCACCAACATGGCTGATGTCGCCAACCTGCTGAACGATCCGTCGATCCGCAAGGCGCTGCCGCAGGATTTCAACGCGATCGAGGGGCTGTTCAAAGGGTCTGGCAGCGGCGTCTTCGGCAGTTCCGCCTCGAAATTCCTTCAGGACAACTCCAGCTATCGCACCGATGCCGACGATTTCTATGCGCAGGAGTTGTCGCGCATCCAGAACCAGAACGCCGGGCAGATGAGCCTCGGCCAGCAGATCTACGATGCCGCCACCAAGCGTATCGATGGCATCGATGAGCTTCGCGAGAAGATCTCAAGCGCGGTCGACGCCAAGGACATCGCCGATCTTCAAGCGCGTCTGCAGGCCGAGACCGCCTTCCTGCAGACTGACGTCCTGCGCATTCAGGGCCTGCAGATGGTCCAGCAGGCCCAGGTGCAGGTCGACGACCAGCGCAAGGCCGAAGACTGGCGCAAGCGCATGGACACGATGGGAGCGACGCTCAAATGAGCGGTTTCTTTCTGGCGCTGCCATGCTTCTCCTGGCGGCCTGTTCCCCGCAGGCCGATAGGGTTTACACCGTCGATGAACTTGCGGCCAACGATGCTCTGCTCGCAAAAATCATCGGGGAATGCCGCAACAATCCCGGCGAACTCCGCGACATGCCCAATTGCCGCAATGCCGAGGCCGCGGACAGCAAGTTGCGGCTGGAGCGCATGCGCAAGTCGCTCGGGGGCTGAGCGATGTATCAGGTCTTCAGCTTCGTCGATGGGCAGTTCAAGACACCGTTGGAAAACTTCATTTCCTCCGGTACATCGAATATCGCCAGCTGGGTCAGCGGCCCGCTGACGGCGGCGCTTACGCTCTATGTCGTGCTCTATGGCTACCTCGTTCTGCGCGGCTCCGTGCAGGAACCGATCCTCGAATTCGCCTTCCGGGCGATGAAGCTCGCCATCATCGTCATGCTCGTCAGGAATGCCGGCGACTATCAGACCTACGTCACCAATATCTTTTTCGACGCGCTGCCAAAGGAGATTTCGCAGGCGCTGAACTCCGGCGCGGCGCCGAGCGCATCGACCTTCGACAGTCTGCTCGATAAGGGCCAGAAATGCGCTTACGAGATATGGTCCCGTGCCTCCTGGCCGGTCGATATCGTCACCGGCATCGGCGGCATGATGGTCATTGGTGCCAGTTTCATCGTGGCAGCGATCGGCTACATCGTTTCGCTCTATGCACGGCTGGCGCTAGCCATCGTCCTGGCGATCGGCCCGATCTTCATCGCGCTCGCTATGTTCCAATCGACCCGCCGTTTCACCGAATCCTGGATCGGCCAGCTTGTCAATTTCGTCATCCTGCAGGTCTTGGTCGTTGCCATCGGATCGCTGCTGATCACCTGCATCGATACGACGTTTACGGCGATCGAAGGCTATAGCGACGTGCTGATGCGCCCGATCGCGCTCTGCGCCATCTGCCTTGCCGCCCTTTACGTCTTCTATCAGCTGCCCGGCATCGCTTCCGCACTTGCGGCGGGCGGGGCGTCGCTCACCTACGGCTATGGCGCTGCTCGTGATGCACATGAAAGCACGCTCGCCTGGGCGACATCCCACACGGCCAGAGCGGTCGGCCGTGGAGCGCGTTCCGTCGGCCGTCGCATGACTCCGGGCCGGAGTGAATGACGGCCACAACGCTCAAGACAATTGGACAGGTTATTTCCGAATGATCCGTATCGTTTTATCGCTTTTGCTGACCGCTGGCCTCGTAGGCTGCGGCTCGATTTCCCACCCTCTGCCCAAATGTGATGGTTATTCCCGCCGGCAGTTGAACCGCTCGATGTGGCAGTGGCAAGACCGAGATAATGGGGCAACAAAGCAGCCGACGACCGGCGCTGTTCCCGCGGAGCCGACCATTCACGCCGCCGCCTATGTGCAGGATCCGCCCGCTGCTATGTCGGCCGCCTTCGCACATTTCGATGTCGCGGGCTCCTACCGTCCATGCGAGGGCAAGTGATATGGTGACCACACATAATTTGAAGAGTTATTTCGACAAGGCCCGCCGGTTCGATCAGGACCGCATGATCCAAGTCGAGCGTTCCGCCCGCATTGCCTGGTTCGTCGCCATTTGTGCCGGCACCCTTGCTGCCGTCTCCGTATTTGCAGTCGCCGGCCTTACCCCTCTGAAAACCGTCGAACCCTTCGTCGTGCGGGTCGATAATTCCACCGGCATCGTCGATGTCGTCTCGGCGTTGACATCGACGGCCGGCACCTACGACGAGGCCGTCACCAAATATTTTGCCGCCAAATATATTCGCGCCCGCGAAGGTTACGTCTGGAGCGAGGGCGAGGAGAATTTTCGCACCGTCGCCTTGCTGTCGACGCAGCCCGAGCAGACGCGGTTTGCAGCGCTCTACCGCGGCAGCAATCCGGATTCGCCGCAGAACATTTATGGCCGCAGCGCGACCTCGCGGATCAACATCGTTTCCATCTCGCTGATCAACGCCAATGTGGCATCCGTCCGCTATATCAGAACCGTGACCGGTGGTGACGAGGTGCGCACCACGCATTGGGTTGCGACCCTGACCTTTTCTTATGCCAACGCCCCGATGTCCTCGACCGATCGGCTGATCAATCCGCTCGGCTTCGTCGTCAGCGAATATCGCGCCGATCCGGAGGCCATCAATTGAGACCGCACATTCTCCTTCCGCTTATCCTGGCCGGCACCATTTCTTTGCCGGCGCTCGCCCTCGAAACGCCCCGCGGCGCGGCGCAGGATAGCCGCATCCGTTTCGTTGATTACCAACCCTACAACATCACCAAAGTCGTCGGCACGCTGCGGTCTTCGGTGCAGATCGAATTCGCCGCCGACGAGGAAATTGCGCATGTCGCTCTCGGCAACAGCGTTGCGTGGGAAGTGGCGCCCGCCGGCAACATCCTGTTCCTGAAGCCCAGGGAAAACCAGCCGGTGACGAATATCTCCGTCGTGACGACACGACGGGACGGATCGACCCGCAGCTATCAGATGGAACTCACCGTCCGCGACGGCAGCGTCGAAGCCGGGCAGAACACTTATTTCTATGTGAAATACCGCTACCCCACGGATGAAGCCGAGCGGCGCCGGCAGGAAGCGGCTGCACGTACGCAGGCGGTGCAGGCCGGCGAGGCCGATCGCGTGCTTGCCCTTCACGAAGCCTACGGACCGCGCAACTGGCGCTACTCGGCGCAGGGATCCCAGGCGCTGGAGCCGCAAGCCGTTTATGACAACGGCAAGGTCACGACCTTCGCCTTCGTCGGAAACCAGGAAATGCCAGCGATCTACATCGAAAACTCCGACGGCACCGAGAGCCTGGTCCCCAAATCCATCGATGGCAATCTCGTCCTCGTTCACGCAATCAGCCGGAAGTTCATTCTTCGCCGGGGCGGCGACGTCCTCTGCGTCTTCAATGAAGCTTATGATCGCGTCGGCATCAATCCCGAGACCAACACGACGTCACCGTCGGTCGAGCGCGTCGTCAAGGTGCCGCCCGACACAGCGCGATAGGAGTTGATATGGCCGAGGAAGAGATTACCCAGATCCCGGGCGAACGCGCCGAGACGTCGGCCGGTGGAAGGCTCGACAACAACCCGATCCTCAAACGCGGCGCCGTCGCACTGGCGATCGTCGTCTTTGTCGCCTTCGCGCTCTGGTCGATGCGAGGGCAGGATAAACCCTCGGATGGCGCCCAGCCCGAGCGGGTGGTCATCCGCCAGACGACGGATTTCGAGCCTGCCAAGGAACCGGTCCAGCCTGTAGCGCCTCTTCCGCAGGTTCAACTGCCGACACCCGCCGTCACAGAACAAGCGCCGACCGACGACGGCAAGCTGCTCGACGCTGCCCGCCGTGCCCCGGTCATCGCCTATGGCGGCGAGAAATCGCCGGCGCCGCGGCGGCAGGATCAAGATGCGGCGACGGATCAGGCTTCGAACTACGTGCCGCTCGGCGCCAATACTGGTGGCTTCGCCTCGCAGGGCGAAAACGAGGACCAGCGTTTCAACCGCTTGCTGATGCCGACACAGCTGCAGGGATCGCGTGCCGGCACACTTGGTAACCGCGATTTCATCGTGGCGATGGGAACGTCCATTCCTTGCGTTCTCGAGACGGCGCTCTCCTCCGATCAGCCGGGGTTCACGAGCTGCGTCATCAACCGGGACATCCTGTCCGATAACGGCCGCGTCGTGTTGATGGAAAAAGGCACGCAGGTCGTCGGCGAATATCGCGGCGGTCTTCGCCGCGGACAGAAGCGCCTGTTCGTTCTCTGGAATCGCGCGAAGACGCCGAAAGGCGTGATCATCACTTTGGCGTCGCCGGCAACCGATGCCCTCGGCCGGGCCGGCGTCGACGGCTATGTCGACACCCATTGGTGGGAACGGTTCGGCAGCGCAATGCTCCTGTCGATCGTCGGCGATGCCAGCTCTTATGCCAGCAGCCGGCTGCAGGACAGCGATGTCGACGCGCAAAATACCACCAGCGCCGGTCAGCAGGCTGCGGCGATCGCCGTCGAGCAATCGATCAACATTCCGCCGACCCTCATGAAACATCAGGGCGAACTGGTCTCGATCTTCGTCGCCCGCGACCTCGATTTCTCGAGCGTTTACCGGCTTCGCGTGACCGAGCCCCGCAATCGAGTCTACGACCGCGCGGTGCTTGGTGATTTCAGCCCCTCCTCAAAGCTCGTCACGAAATAGGTTCGCCGATGACTGAAGCTGCCGACTCCGGCGTCGTGCGGGAACTGCTGTTGCCGCTCGCCCGCTTCCTGCGCGACAAGACGCTCTATGAGGTCATCGTCAACTGGCCGGGGCAGGTTGTCACGGAGGGCAGGGAGGGATGGCAAACGCGCGACGTGCCGGAGCTGTCCTACGACAGGCTGATGCGTCTCGCCCGCGCGGTCGCAAGCTTCTCCAACCAATCGATCGATGAGACGCGGCCGCTCCTGTCGGCGACCTTGCCTGACGATGAGCGGATTCAGATCGTCATCCCGCCGGCAACGACGAAGGGAACCGTCAGCATTACCATTCGCAAGCCATCCTCCGTGTCGTTGACCCTCGAGGATCTCGATCATGGGGGATTGTTCGCCGATGTCGCGCCGGCCGAAGGCGACGGCAGCCGAACGGACCATAGGCTGTTGGAATATTATCGGATCGGCGCCTACAAGGCGTTTCTACGGGAGGCGGTGTTTGCAAGGAAGAACATCATCATCTCCGGCGCTACCGGGTCGGGAAAGACAACGCTATCGAAAGCCCTAATCCGCTATATTCCGCAAAGCGAGCGGATCATTTCCATCGAGGACACACCGGAACTGGTGGTCCCGCAGCCGAACCATGTTCGTCTCTTCTATTCCAAGGGAGGGCAGGGGCTCGCCAAAGTCGGTGCCAAGGACCTGCTCGAATCCTGCCTGCGCATGCGGCCCGACCGCATCCTGCTGCAGGAGTTGCGAGACGGGACGGCCTTCTACTACATTCGCAACGTCAACTCCGGCCATCCCGGCTCGATCACCACGGTCCACGCCGATTCCGCACGCCTCGCTTTCGAACAACTGACATTGCTGGTCAAGGAGTCGGAGGGCGGCGGGGACCTCGAACGGCACGACATCCGCGAGATGCTGGCGATCGCGGTCGACATCATCGTCCAATGCAAGCGGATCGACGGTCGGTTTCGGGTGAGCGAGATCTACTATCGAGGCGCCGCTGAGGCGATGACAACGGCAGCAGGTCACTATTCTGAGTGAACCCATTCCCTATTCGCGATTGTGCTTTCCTGCGGGGGGCTTTGCTTTGCCGACGACACAGAAAAATAGGGCCGCTGGAAAACCAGGGCCCTTTAAGGTGTGAAGGTCAAAAACCTCCAGAGGGGAACAGCTGACACGATGGCACTGGGAGGAAAACCATCAACTGCATCAGCTGGTGACAATATGCTCATATTTTAACCGCTTGGTAAAACATTTATTGTGCAGTGCAGCTATGCAGAATGGCGAGGAGTTCACTGGCTGGCCAATTTGAACCGGCGAGCGCTTCACGCAGTTGAGATCGTCCGCGCGATGTCCTCCGGTCATCTGCGCAGCCGGACCAAGAACACTGATGCTGATCATGGGAGTCGCGGCATTTCGCCTTCGGCCACGCGCCAGATCCACGGCGTCATCTCGGCTCTCGCGGCAATCATCTCATTCAATGCAACCTCATAGTCTTGGTCGGCCTTCGTCGGAACGATGAACATAGCGGCAGGCGCTGGCTTTGCCTCCGGTAACGTCACGGCGGCAATCGGCTGGTCGCGGGAGAGATCAAACCGCAGTCCTTTCACGCTCCTGCACTTCAGGCCGGAGAGCCGCTCCAGGAGACGCTGTTCATGGATATTTTCGAACGGAATCCAGTTCTCGTTGACTACCATCATCGCCACTTCCTCCACCGAAGCGATCCCCGTTCCCGAAATACCGAACGTGGCGATGACGATGAGATGGAAATTCTCGCTGGATCGCCACAGTTCCAGCTCGGCTTTATAACGGGAGTTCAGCCGCTTCCACGCACCCTCGTCGAGCATAAAGGGGAAGGGCAGGTGGCGCACGACTATCTTCTGGCCATCGCGTGCCGAGGAAAACTCCTTCACCTCGGCGACCGTCATCATCAGTTTGCGCGGACCGAGACCAGTTGTGTGGGCGCCGGCCAACATTGCCGCGCGCCTGGCGGAGATCCCTTCTTTGTCCTCCTGGTGAAACACCTCCGGGATAAACAGGATGTCACTCAGAGGGCCGCCGCGGACGATCATTTGTCGCGCTGCGTTCAACAGGCTGCTGCGGACGCGACCCCAGCCGCGTCTCCCGGCCCAGAGCGACGTCCATTCCGTCAGTTCCCCTGTCTCCCAGAGATAATGGAGTACCGCCTTGAGTGACAGCTTTTTGGGATCTGTTCGTACCGTTTCCGACAGTTCCGAGGGCATTGTAGAAGCCGATCGGTTCCCTCGTTTCGACAGCGAGAAATCGAGTTTCAGCATAACCGCGCCCGTCGCAGCGTCGATCTGGATGGCATTCCCGATCAAAGGTCCGAGGCCGGTTAGTTCATAGGGCGGTTCGTAGGATGGGCAGCCGGGATCGTGATCTCGTCCTGAAAGCGGCATCCGTTTGATCAGGAATTGGCCATCCATCCGGGCGATATACATTGGCACGGGTGCTTCCCTGCACGGACATAGCGGCCTGAGTTTCTGTTCGTAGGCGCGTTCGAGATACAACTGAAAGTCTGGGGAGCTTTCATCTAGCGCCTGCCTGCCGATCAAAAACTGTCGCACATTTCCCTCGCTTGCCCGCAAAGGCTGATCAAGCCGTACCGGAAGGCGTAGCATAGGTGCGGTGGATTATACTAGGTTAAAATCGTTAGTATAAAGCACGTTTGCCATAACTTTTTTGTTCGGTTCTATCTGTCGCACGTGCACGCATTGCCTCATGTCGCTCACCGGGCAGGCTCATTATTCCCTCAACGGTCGTCGCTTAACGGCGCAACCGCCATCGCAAGGGCATTCCTGCGGCAGCGAGTTCAACATCGACGCGCGCGTGCAAAGGCAAATCTTCCCAGCAGGCCTCCGCTCCCAACTCTGGAATCTCGGCACTGCCGATCATGATAATTAGGATTCAACGGCATGATAATTAGGAGTCATCGGGTCGAAATCTGGTCGCCGCGAAATTGCGGAGCCGTATTCCAACTGTCTGCTGCCGGCCTTGCAGACCGTCAGCTGTTGGGATGGTGACAGAGGGAAAGAGGGGCCGGGAAGAGTTGGCCTGGCGGGATTGGAGAGCGCCGGCGCGGGCCGGTCCTTTCCTCGCTCTCGACAGGCTTTCCCATGAACGTGATCTCTTCCCCGGCCGCAGGCGCTGCCGCGCTCGCCGGTTTCTCCGATTGCATGCGCAGCTGGCTGAAGGCGGCCGGCCTGTTCTCGGAGATGATTGCCTGGAAGGTCCGTTTCTTCATTCCGACGAGCGAGGCAGGCCCGGCGATCCTTGCGCGCCTGATGCAGCGCCATCGGCTGATCGATATCGCCAGCCGTTCGTGACGGAGGCGATCTCATGTTATCCGCCTCGGAACTGGCGGGCCGTCTTGCGCGAGATGCGGAAGCGGTCTGCCGCCATTATCTCTCGGCCGGCCGGCGCGCCGGCAATTATTGGATCGTCGGCGATGTCGAAAACAACAAGGGCCGGTCGCTCTATGTCCATCTGACCGGACCGCGCGCCGGCCGGTGGACGGACGCGGCGACAGGCCAATACGGTGATCTGCTCGATCTCGTGCGGGAGACCTGCGGGCTCGTGGATTTTCGTGACATTGCCGAGGAGGCAAGGCACTTTCTCAGCCTTCCCCAACCCGAACCGGCGTCGTCCCAAAGGGGCGGCGCCGGCGGCCATGCATCAGTCGATCGACCGGTGGCCGAACGGGCGCGGCGTCTGTTTCGCATGACGCAGCCGCTGGCGGGCACGCTTGCCGACAGCTATCTGCGCAAACGCGGGATTCTGCGGGCATCCGAGCATACCGCGCTTCGCTTCCATCCTTCCTGCTACTACCGGGATCTGGTGACCGGCCGCGCGACCGGCTACCCGGCGCTGATCGTGGCGGTGACCGATCCCGCCGGCGCGATCACCGGCGTACATCGCACCTGGCTCGATCCTGAAGGCGACGGCAAGGCCAAGGTCGAGGATCCCCGCCGTGCGCTCGGCGGTCTTCTCGGCAATGCCGTGCGTTTCGGTTTCCCGACCTCGGCTCCCATCCCGCTCATGGCGGCCGGCGAAGGTCTCGAAACCATGCTGTCGCTTGTCGCTGTCATGCCCGGCATGCCGATGGTGGCGGCACTGACGGCCAACCATCTCGCTGCATTCCAGCTCCCGCTCGGATGTCGGCGCCTCTATATTGCCGGCGATGCCGACGCAGCCGGCCGGCACGGGATTGAGGGTTTGAGCCGACGGGCGCAGGCGCTCGGGATCCTGCCGCTGGTGCTTGCCCCCGAACTCGGCGATTTTAACGAGGATCTGCGCTGGCTCGGACCCGACCGGCTGACAGCGCGGCTGCGGGAACAGCTGGTGCCTGAGGACGCGGTTGCGTTTCTGCCGGCGTGATGCTTCCGGGGAAAGGTTGCTGGGGAGGGATCGATTGCCTGGCGGGGAGGCTGGTCCGCGATGTTCCCGTTCTGATGGGCGCGCCCGCGGGCCTGCCGAGAGGCGACCCTTACCACGCGGGCGGCGGGCCTTCAGCGGGTCAGTCAGGTTTCTTCCCCGCGCCGGCTGGCCGGCGCTCCTCGCGGGCCAAGAAACCTTCCTTCCGCCGCCCGGCGCTTCGCTGGGCCGCTGCGCTGCGCTTGCGGTTCCGGCCCGTCTCCCACGTGAAGGGGATCGCCGTCAGGCCGCGAGAGGCGCGGCCATACCGTATGGAGATCATCATGGACCTTTCCTCTTTTCGCGAAGATGGCTTCGAACCCCACCACGCTTCTTCCCCGACGGACCGCTTCATCTATGAGATGCAGCTCCATGGCCACCGTCCCTTCCAGGACGAGCCCGATCCGCGGCCGCTGCCCGAGGAGCCGGTCGTCCAGTCGGCGCTCACCGCGATTTTCGACGCCCTCTTCGAAATGCTCGGCGATACGCGGCTCGAACCGGATCTCGAGGATCTCCTCTGGTCGATCCCCAATCTCTTCCACCGCGCCGGCGAGCGCATCCAGCGTGAGCTCGACCGCAATGAAGAAGCGCAACGGACCGGTCAGCGCGAGCAGGATGGTTCGGAGGTGAAAAGCGTCGAACTCGAGCGCCGCGTCGCTGAGGGCATCACGCTGTTGGAGCGGCGCAATGCCTTCGAGTTCATGCGCGATTATTCCTCCGACATGTTCGAAGCCCAGACCGGCTCCTCCTGGCGCCCGCGCACCGGTTCCAAAGTCAGCCATGCCCACATGACGGCGGCGATGATCGACTCCAGAGATTTCCTCTCCGCCCGCCGGCGCGCCGAAACCGAGGTCCTGATCCCGGCCGGCACCAAGATCGCCTTCTCCGGCGGCATGGACTATAACGACCATGAACGGATCTGGGCAAAGCTCGATCAGGCCCATGCCAAGCATCCCGATATGGTCCTCCTGCACGGCGCATCTCCAAAAGGCGCTGAGCGCATTGCCGCCTGCT is part of the Rhizobium sp. Pop5 genome and harbors:
- the virB5 gene encoding P-type DNA transfer protein VirB5, with amino-acid sequence MIHTGRLRPLLASAAFVASAVLTYAQGIPVIDQTSIAKQIESITQLKSQLDTLNQQLQQAQQLYGSLNKITNMADVANLLNDPSIRKALPQDFNAIEGLFKGSGSGVFGSSASKFLQDNSSYRTDADDFYAQELSRIQNQNAGQMSLGQQIYDAATKRIDGIDELREKISSAVDAKDIADLQARLQAETAFLQTDVLRIQGLQMVQQAQVQVDDQRKAEDWRKRMDTMGATLK
- a CDS encoding EexN family lipoprotein, producing the protein MLLLAACSPQADRVYTVDELAANDALLAKIIGECRNNPGELRDMPNCRNAEAADSKLRLERMRKSLGG
- a CDS encoding type IV secretion system protein, which encodes MYQVFSFVDGQFKTPLENFISSGTSNIASWVSGPLTAALTLYVVLYGYLVLRGSVQEPILEFAFRAMKLAIIVMLVRNAGDYQTYVTNIFFDALPKEISQALNSGAAPSASTFDSLLDKGQKCAYEIWSRASWPVDIVTGIGGMMVIGASFIVAAIGYIVSLYARLALAIVLAIGPIFIALAMFQSTRRFTESWIGQLVNFVILQVLVVAIGSLLITCIDTTFTAIEGYSDVLMRPIALCAICLAALYVFYQLPGIASALAAGGASLTYGYGAARDAHESTLAWATSHTARAVGRGARSVGRRMTPGRSE
- a CDS encoding virB8 family protein; its protein translation is MVTTHNLKSYFDKARRFDQDRMIQVERSARIAWFVAICAGTLAAVSVFAVAGLTPLKTVEPFVVRVDNSTGIVDVVSALTSTAGTYDEAVTKYFAAKYIRAREGYVWSEGEENFRTVALLSTQPEQTRFAALYRGSNPDSPQNIYGRSATSRINIVSISLINANVASVRYIRTVTGGDEVRTTHWVATLTFSYANAPMSSTDRLINPLGFVVSEYRADPEAIN
- the virB9 gene encoding P-type conjugative transfer protein VirB9; protein product: MRPHILLPLILAGTISLPALALETPRGAAQDSRIRFVDYQPYNITKVVGTLRSSVQIEFAADEEIAHVALGNSVAWEVAPAGNILFLKPRENQPVTNISVVTTRRDGSTRSYQMELTVRDGSVEAGQNTYFYVKYRYPTDEAERRRQEAAARTQAVQAGEADRVLALHEAYGPRNWRYSAQGSQALEPQAVYDNGKVTTFAFVGNQEMPAIYIENSDGTESLVPKSIDGNLVLVHAISRKFILRRGGDVLCVFNEAYDRVGINPETNTTSPSVERVVKVPPDTAR
- the virB10 gene encoding type IV secretion system protein VirB10, coding for MAEEEITQIPGERAETSAGGRLDNNPILKRGAVALAIVVFVAFALWSMRGQDKPSDGAQPERVVIRQTTDFEPAKEPVQPVAPLPQVQLPTPAVTEQAPTDDGKLLDAARRAPVIAYGGEKSPAPRRQDQDAATDQASNYVPLGANTGGFASQGENEDQRFNRLLMPTQLQGSRAGTLGNRDFIVAMGTSIPCVLETALSSDQPGFTSCVINRDILSDNGRVVLMEKGTQVVGEYRGGLRRGQKRLFVLWNRAKTPKGVIITLASPATDALGRAGVDGYVDTHWWERFGSAMLLSIVGDASSYASSRLQDSDVDAQNTTSAGQQAAAIAVEQSINIPPTLMKHQGELVSIFVARDLDFSSVYRLRVTEPRNRVYDRAVLGDFSPSSKLVTK
- the virB11 gene encoding P-type DNA transfer ATPase VirB11, producing the protein MTEAADSGVVRELLLPLARFLRDKTLYEVIVNWPGQVVTEGREGWQTRDVPELSYDRLMRLARAVASFSNQSIDETRPLLSATLPDDERIQIVIPPATTKGTVSITIRKPSSVSLTLEDLDHGGLFADVAPAEGDGSRTDHRLLEYYRIGAYKAFLREAVFARKNIIISGATGSGKTTLSKALIRYIPQSERIISIEDTPELVVPQPNHVRLFYSKGGQGLAKVGAKDLLESCLRMRPDRILLQELRDGTAFYYIRNVNSGHPGSITTVHADSARLAFEQLTLLVKESEGGGDLERHDIREMLAIAVDIIVQCKRIDGRFRVSEIYYRGAAEAMTTAAGHYSE
- a CDS encoding DUF1173 domain-containing protein; protein product: MRQFLIGRQALDESSPDFQLYLERAYEQKLRPLCPCREAPVPMYIARMDGQFLIKRMPLSGRDHDPGCPSYEPPYELTGLGPLIGNAIQIDAATGAVMLKLDFSLSKRGNRSASTMPSELSETVRTDPKKLSLKAVLHYLWETGELTEWTSLWAGRRGWGRVRSSLLNAARQMIVRGGPLSDILFIPEVFHQEDKEGISARRAAMLAGAHTTGLGPRKLMMTVAEVKEFSSARDGQKIVVRHLPFPFMLDEGAWKRLNSRYKAELELWRSSENFHLIVIATFGISGTGIASVEEVAMMVVNENWIPFENIHEQRLLERLSGLKCRSVKGLRFDLSRDQPIAAVTLPEAKPAPAAMFIVPTKADQDYEVALNEMIAARAEMTPWIWRVAEGEMPRLP
- a CDS encoding toprim domain-containing protein, encoding MLSASELAGRLARDAEAVCRHYLSAGRRAGNYWIVGDVENNKGRSLYVHLTGPRAGRWTDAATGQYGDLLDLVRETCGLVDFRDIAEEARHFLSLPQPEPASSQRGGAGGHASVDRPVAERARRLFRMTQPLAGTLADSYLRKRGILRASEHTALRFHPSCYYRDLVTGRATGYPALIVAVTDPAGAITGVHRTWLDPEGDGKAKVEDPRRALGGLLGNAVRFGFPTSAPIPLMAAGEGLETMLSLVAVMPGMPMVAALTANHLAAFQLPLGCRRLYIAGDADAAGRHGIEGLSRRAQALGILPLVLAPELGDFNEDLRWLGPDRLTARLREQLVPEDAVAFLPA
- a CDS encoding DUF2493 domain-containing protein; protein product: MDLSSFREDGFEPHHASSPTDRFIYEMQLHGHRPFQDEPDPRPLPEEPVVQSALTAIFDALFEMLGDTRLEPDLEDLLWSIPNLFHRAGERIQRELDRNEEAQRTGQREQDGSEVKSVELERRVAEGITLLERRNAFEFMRDYSSDMFEAQTGSSWRPRTGSKVSHAHMTAAMIDSRDFLSARRRAETEVLIPAGTKIAFSGGMDYNDHERIWAKLDQAHAKHPDMVLLHGASPKGAERIAACWAEARKVTQISFKPNWTKHAKAAPFRRNDEMLSVMPAGVIIFPGSGITGNLADKARRLGIPVWQASEGD